A part of Halobacillus shinanisalinarum genomic DNA contains:
- a CDS encoding PTS transporter subunit IIC encodes MKNFLQKKGVHISVQTYLITALSYMALGLFSSLIIGLIIKTIGDQLGFTQFIELGNFAMDTKIWGGAIGVAIAYGLKAPPLVIFAALFSGAYGADLGGPAGSYISALLATEFGKLISKETRLDIILTPFLTLTVGFFTGMFIGPPIDQFMTGFGEIINWATTQQPFIMGIIVAVLMGLALTAPISSLAIAFMLSIDGLAAGAATIGCAAQMIGFATISYRDNGMGGFLAQGIGTSMLQVANIVKKPIILVPPTVAGALLAPIATVWLELENNASGAGMGTSGLVGQIMTFNTMGFTWEVAGIILILHIIAPALISYLIARWLRKRGLIKPGDMLIEYE; translated from the coding sequence ATGAAAAATTTTTTACAGAAAAAAGGTGTACATATATCTGTACAAACCTATCTAATTACAGCATTAAGTTACATGGCACTTGGATTGTTTTCCTCATTGATTATTGGATTAATTATAAAGACAATAGGAGACCAGCTTGGGTTTACTCAATTTATCGAGCTGGGGAATTTCGCTATGGATACGAAGATTTGGGGAGGAGCGATTGGAGTAGCCATTGCTTATGGTTTGAAAGCACCACCCCTTGTCATCTTTGCTGCTTTGTTTAGTGGAGCCTACGGGGCAGATCTCGGTGGTCCGGCGGGAAGTTACATTTCTGCGTTGCTGGCTACTGAATTCGGAAAATTAATTAGTAAGGAAACGAGACTAGACATTATTTTAACGCCATTTCTAACCTTAACAGTTGGATTCTTTACAGGGATGTTCATCGGTCCGCCTATCGACCAGTTTATGACGGGATTTGGAGAGATTATTAATTGGGCAACAACACAACAGCCCTTTATTATGGGAATTATTGTTGCTGTACTAATGGGGCTTGCTCTGACTGCACCGATTTCAAGTTTGGCAATCGCCTTCATGTTATCGATCGATGGGTTAGCAGCGGGGGCTGCGACGATTGGATGTGCTGCTCAAATGATCGGTTTCGCTACGATTAGTTATCGGGATAATGGCATGGGAGGTTTTCTAGCGCAGGGCATCGGAACATCAATGTTGCAGGTTGCGAACATCGTAAAAAAACCTATTATTCTAGTGCCTCCTACAGTGGCTGGGGCCTTGCTCGCACCAATCGCAACGGTTTGGCTTGAACTCGAAAACAATGCTTCAGGTGCCGGGATGGGAACGAGTGGGTTAGTTGGTCAAATCATGACTTTTAATACGATGGGCTTCACATGGGAGGTTGCTGGGATCATTCTTATTCTTCATATCATAGCTCCAGCCTTGATCAGTTATTTAATCGCACGCTGGCTTAGGAAGAGAGGTCTAATTAAGCCTGGAGACATGTTAATTGAATATGAGTAA
- a CDS encoding YtoQ family protein, protein MELTVYLAGQIHDNWRDEIKEKANEKSLPIDFVGPQENHARSDSIGEDILGEQPGKLYRDDAASSVNNFRTKLLLSKADAVIALFGEDYKQWNTAMDASLAIQSNKPLILIRPASLIHPLKELSNQATITVETVEQALNVLSYVYE, encoded by the coding sequence ATGGAATTAACTGTGTATTTAGCTGGACAAATTCATGACAATTGGCGTGATGAGATTAAAGAAAAAGCTAATGAAAAAAGCCTGCCTATTGACTTTGTTGGGCCACAGGAAAATCATGCCCGGTCTGACAGTATAGGTGAAGACATTTTAGGTGAACAACCCGGGAAGCTTTACAGGGATGATGCTGCTTCAAGTGTAAATAACTTCAGAACAAAACTTTTATTATCTAAGGCAGATGCTGTAATTGCCTTATTTGGTGAAGATTATAAACAGTGGAATACGGCAATGGATGCGAGTCTTGCCATACAATCAAATAAACCATTAATCTTAATTAGACCAGCGTCCCTTATCCACCCATTGAAAGAGTTATCCAACCAGGCTACCATTACTGTGGAAACGGTTGAACAAGCTTTAAACGTTCTATCCTACGTTTATGAATAA
- a CDS encoding thioredoxin family protein, translated as MITLKSDGQLKQLINDERTILLFSADWCPDCRVIEPVLPDIEAKFGDWTFVHVDRDQFIHVCAEHDVFGIPSLLAFHKGEEVGRFVSKDRKSQEELESFITNINL; from the coding sequence ATGATCACATTAAAATCAGATGGCCAATTAAAACAACTAATTAATGATGAACGGACGATCCTATTATTTTCGGCAGACTGGTGTCCAGATTGTCGCGTGATTGAACCAGTTCTCCCAGATATTGAAGCTAAATTTGGAGATTGGACCTTTGTTCACGTCGACCGTGATCAGTTTATTCACGTATGTGCTGAACATGATGTCTTTGGAATTCCAAGCTTATTAGCTTTTCATAAAGGGGAAGAAGTTGGGCGTTTTGTTAGTAAGGATCGAAAGTCACAAGAGGAACTTGAATCATTTATTACTAATATTAACTTGTAA
- the ytpR gene encoding YtpR family tRNA-binding protein, translating into MDVFYNLKGIGDVLIIPIKRGDRLTATHQSYGDIVKITDKQDGSLLGYNIFNAAEYFTLESQGKLMMTSKLLEQLRTLFTKQQVKDSLDFDLSPKFVIGYVKEKSQHENADKLSVCQVDVGDEDLQIVCGAPNIDQGQKVVVAKVGAVMPSGMKIKDAKLRGVPSTGMICSAKELELENAPQEKGILVLDEHYEKGQSFEF; encoded by the coding sequence ATGGATGTTTTTTATAACCTTAAAGGGATAGGGGATGTCCTAATCATCCCAATTAAACGAGGGGATCGCTTAACAGCTACTCATCAGTCCTATGGTGACATAGTGAAAATTACCGATAAGCAGGATGGTTCTCTTCTCGGCTATAATATATTTAACGCTGCTGAATACTTCACTCTGGAAAGTCAGGGAAAGCTGATGATGACGAGTAAACTCCTTGAGCAGCTGCGGACACTTTTTACAAAACAACAGGTAAAGGACTCGCTTGATTTCGATTTATCACCAAAGTTTGTTATCGGGTATGTAAAGGAAAAAAGTCAACATGAGAACGCTGACAAGCTAAGTGTGTGTCAAGTCGATGTAGGAGATGAAGACTTACAAATCGTGTGTGGTGCACCGAATATTGATCAAGGTCAAAAAGTCGTTGTGGCCAAGGTGGGTGCTGTGATGCCAAGCGGTATGAAAATAAAAGATGCCAAGCTGCGCGGGGTCCCTTCAACCGGCATGATTTGTTCGGCAAAAGAGCTTGAATTAGAAAATGCTCCACAGGAAAAAGGAATCTTAGTTTTAGATGAGCACTATGAAAAAGGACAGTCTTTTGAATTTTAA
- a CDS encoding methyl-accepting chemotaxis protein: MKSLRSRVRLMVVLALISLLVLIGFSTYFFNKQTEMAEESRKIQGALIASEEIKYLMTVAAQNQQTFFANPSDETGEVIAKSIANVKETARTYANAYVSYDGVSREFTAIADQANNYEEEVEKLINAFRLLGFSESEGMYKFINESYQSFVDLVESTNRSELETALLQMRLQEQAFLNDPTKESLSSFKESLGTFEETAASLNLPEEQASTVDRTLLKYEQSLNTVNSTLTQAAATRSSFEEIAAEVSSHVNQVIALAEGINGEILTKQNSMKNFIMTLLFIIGGVALLITLVTGYFLVRSITKSMTTLKESATIIGDGDLSHRINLNSRDEMAELGHQFNVMTEKMERSVHKVLEASGILNDSSDHLTSVSDQTATQAHEVNAAINQVAVGSQDQAQKIEETTRLIEHVTEAIVNTKQATGDINDRLNEADQVGTEGLKTIDQLEQTSNSFIELASHMSSEVQSASKQSQEVNKIVATIEDIADSTDLLALNAAIESARAGEAGRGFAVVADEVRKLSERSKQEAGRIHELVLNMSKQMSTLSTDAEQFNDYQSSQDKAVVQTKEAFHRISTHVQDMNHQISQVKQAVNSVDNVNEDVKQKLQDISIISEEAVATAEEVAASSENQLHSIGQVHKAATDLQALSQELSSEVSQFTINENWDVINNGEEIKLDELTGEEVLVEDINKDNPFKYDYKVDSVSFKENDDIKEEEETPYNGDKMSS, from the coding sequence ATGAAATCATTGAGAAGTCGGGTACGATTAATGGTCGTATTAGCTTTGATCAGCTTACTTGTTCTCATCGGTTTTTCTACATATTTCTTTAATAAACAAACAGAGATGGCTGAAGAAAGCAGAAAAATTCAAGGAGCACTTATAGCAAGTGAAGAAATCAAATATTTAATGACAGTTGCTGCACAGAACCAGCAAACCTTCTTTGCAAATCCTAGTGATGAAACAGGTGAAGTCATTGCTAAATCTATTGCAAATGTAAAAGAAACAGCACGTACATATGCGAATGCCTACGTATCATACGATGGCGTTTCCAGAGAATTTACGGCAATTGCAGACCAGGCCAATAATTATGAGGAAGAAGTTGAAAAACTAATCAATGCATTCCGTTTGCTGGGATTTTCTGAATCAGAAGGGATGTATAAGTTCATTAATGAATCTTATCAATCCTTTGTTGATCTGGTAGAATCAACGAACAGATCAGAATTAGAAACAGCCTTACTACAAATGAGGCTTCAAGAACAAGCATTTCTTAATGACCCAACGAAAGAAAGCTTATCAAGTTTCAAAGAAAGTTTAGGGACTTTTGAAGAGACTGCCGCGTCCTTAAATTTACCTGAAGAGCAAGCATCTACCGTAGATCGAACCCTATTAAAATATGAACAATCTTTAAATACGGTAAATAGTACATTAACTCAAGCTGCCGCCACTCGTTCGTCCTTTGAGGAAATTGCTGCTGAGGTATCTAGCCATGTTAACCAAGTCATTGCCTTAGCAGAAGGTATTAATGGAGAAATTTTGACGAAACAGAATTCAATGAAGAATTTTATTATGACCCTATTGTTTATTATCGGTGGAGTAGCTTTATTGATTACTCTAGTTACAGGCTACTTCTTAGTTCGCTCTATTACAAAATCGATGACAACTCTTAAAGAAAGTGCAACGATTATTGGTGACGGGGATCTCTCCCATCGAATAAATCTGAATTCTAGGGATGAAATGGCTGAGCTTGGTCATCAATTTAATGTAATGACAGAAAAAATGGAACGTTCTGTCCATAAAGTTCTCGAAGCATCTGGTATTTTAAATGACTCTTCAGACCACTTAACTTCAGTATCTGATCAAACGGCGACGCAAGCCCATGAAGTCAATGCCGCGATTAATCAGGTTGCTGTAGGGTCACAAGACCAGGCTCAAAAAATCGAAGAAACGACGAGACTCATCGAACATGTAACTGAAGCTATTGTAAACACCAAACAGGCAACTGGAGATATTAATGATCGATTAAATGAAGCTGACCAGGTCGGTACTGAGGGGTTAAAAACCATAGATCAGCTTGAACAAACCTCTAATTCATTTATTGAACTCGCTTCACATATGTCTAGTGAGGTACAATCAGCCTCCAAACAGTCACAAGAAGTTAATAAAATTGTTGCTACCATCGAAGACATTGCGGACAGCACTGATTTGTTAGCACTCAATGCGGCAATCGAATCCGCTCGGGCTGGTGAAGCGGGAAGAGGATTTGCTGTTGTTGCAGATGAAGTGAGAAAGCTATCAGAACGGTCTAAACAAGAAGCTGGAAGAATTCACGAGCTTGTCCTGAATATGTCCAAGCAAATGTCTACACTTTCTACGGATGCTGAGCAATTTAATGACTATCAATCTTCACAAGACAAAGCCGTTGTTCAAACCAAAGAAGCTTTCCATCGCATTTCCACACACGTACAAGATATGAACCATCAAATCAGCCAAGTTAAACAAGCCGTAAATAGTGTTGACAACGTAAACGAGGATGTAAAACAAAAACTTCAAGATATTAGTATTATTTCCGAAGAAGCTGTCGCAACAGCTGAAGAAGTGGCTGCTTCAAGTGAAAACCAACTGCATTCTATCGGCCAGGTTCACAAGGCAGCTACTGATTTACAAGCCCTCTCACAGGAGTTGTCTTCGGAAGTAAGTCAATTTACGATAAATGAGAATTGGGATGTAATAAACAATGGTGAAGAGATTAAGCTTGACGAATTAACAGGTGAAGAAGTATTGGTTGAAGATATCAATAAAGATAATCCTTTTAAATATGACTATAAAGTAGATTCGGTAAGCTTCAAGGAAAACGATGATATAAAAGAGGAGGAAGAAACACCATACAATGGTGATAAAATGTCTTCATAA
- a CDS encoding DUF1444 domain-containing protein has product MKMTSIKMKKILEERLHHEDWNTFFNRDKDTFRVEWKESGKGITITLPNVIAKYENRGEKTVDELEDHVKEALRIMNQTHELTGKEPHIFPVIRAASFPVETDNGKKLITTEHTAETRVYYALDLGKSYQLIDEEMVKNENWTVDRMKEIASFNVRSLPVDMKKDTVYGNDFYFQSTQDGYDASRILNEVLLEKLKAEFEGELAISIPHQDVIIFADVKNPEGYDILAQMAMKFFAEGLVPVTSLSFLYENKQLEPIFILAQKKPKNK; this is encoded by the coding sequence ATGAAAATGACGAGTATAAAAATGAAGAAAATTCTCGAGGAACGGTTACATCATGAAGATTGGAATACCTTTTTTAATCGAGATAAAGATACGTTTAGGGTGGAGTGGAAGGAGTCTGGTAAAGGGATTACCATCACTCTTCCTAATGTCATTGCTAAATATGAAAATCGTGGTGAAAAAACAGTTGATGAACTGGAGGACCATGTAAAAGAAGCGTTAAGAATCATGAACCAAACACATGAGCTCACAGGGAAGGAGCCGCATATTTTTCCTGTTATCAGAGCGGCTTCATTTCCAGTAGAGACCGACAATGGCAAGAAATTGATCACAACTGAACATACGGCCGAAACGAGGGTTTATTATGCCTTAGACTTAGGTAAATCCTATCAGCTTATTGACGAAGAAATGGTGAAGAATGAAAATTGGACGGTTGATCGAATGAAGGAAATCGCTAGTTTCAACGTGCGGTCTTTACCAGTTGATATGAAGAAAGATACTGTGTATGGAAATGATTTTTATTTTCAGTCTACACAGGATGGCTACGATGCGAGTCGTATTTTAAATGAAGTACTTTTAGAAAAATTAAAAGCTGAATTTGAAGGCGAGCTTGCAATTAGCATCCCGCATCAGGATGTGATCATTTTTGCAGACGTTAAAAATCCTGAAGGTTATGATATTCTAGCACAGATGGCGATGAAGTTTTTTGCGGAAGGACTTGTTCCGGTAACCTCATTATCCTTCCTTTATGAAAATAAGCAACTTGAACCTATTTTCATCCTTGCTCAAAAGAAACCAAAGAACAAGTGA
- a CDS encoding DNA translocase FtsK, which yields MWNEFKNKFKSLFDSEEEVKPRPKSNGEKANRYESNANTKMTYKYPKAGNFRFPVIPDTSKENENEKPVYNTRSKKKDQDKHKERTFSQDKEVKKPSSLPKPKLPTTSSTPFTPSDVPSPVYGYNPKTEPIVKEEDSEYKEQNTNDAPLPLNIEQSRIDDAQWEKIRKRMRGKIDSGKERERRRLSAEQQSTENTQQQEPKQDEHMQELASAEEDVQAIEKPKKTEAAPISKGNKDGAEGKETEDTRPISKPEAAKSPPRSSTQRSRVPFNVVMTPRDKRTRDQQKKTPQKENNDQQQKKTPEVTSMAELNNTEESVRKEYSTPLYLLNDPVEQSTNDQAWIEQQMERLETTLRQFHVKAKVVHAMKGPAVTRFEVQPEPGVKVSKITNLSDDIKLSMAARDIRIEAPIPGKQAVGIEVPNQQAEMVGLQKIFESDDFKNDSSPLSVALGLDIGGDAVVTNLKKMPHGLIAGATGSGKSVCINTILISLLYKAHHDDVKFLLIDPKMVELAPYNSLPHLVSPVITDVKAATTALKWAVKEMEERYQKFVDEGVRDVERYNEKVLKQGRRSDKLPYLVIVIDELADLMMVSPQDVEDSICRIAQKARACGIHLLLATQRPSVDVITGLIKANIPTRIAFSVSSQVDSRTIIDSGGAEKLLGRGDMLFIENGSGQSVRIQGAFVSDDEIERITGHVKKIAPPNYLFEQEELIKQLSSEEETDILFEEAVQFVIDHNGASASLLQRRFKVGYNRAARLIDQMEDYGIISEQKGSKPRDILLNKQQVADLMSTMA from the coding sequence ATGTGGAATGAATTTAAAAATAAATTTAAGAGTTTATTTGATTCCGAGGAAGAAGTAAAACCGCGCCCTAAATCAAATGGTGAGAAGGCTAATCGTTATGAATCAAACGCTAATACTAAAATGACGTATAAGTATCCTAAAGCGGGGAATTTTCGTTTTCCTGTTATTCCAGACACTTCAAAGGAAAATGAGAATGAAAAACCTGTTTATAATACGAGATCAAAGAAGAAGGATCAGGACAAACACAAGGAACGAACTTTCTCTCAGGATAAAGAGGTAAAAAAACCATCTTCTTTACCTAAACCGAAACTGCCAACAACCTCTTCGACGCCATTTACACCGAGTGATGTTCCGTCCCCAGTTTATGGCTATAATCCGAAGACAGAACCCATAGTTAAGGAGGAAGATTCAGAGTATAAAGAGCAGAATACCAATGATGCTCCTCTACCCCTTAATATCGAACAATCTCGGATTGATGATGCACAATGGGAGAAGATTCGTAAACGTATGCGAGGAAAAATTGATTCGGGTAAAGAACGAGAAAGACGCCGGTTGTCTGCAGAACAACAGTCGACTGAAAACACACAGCAGCAAGAACCAAAACAAGACGAACATATGCAGGAATTAGCATCAGCAGAAGAGGATGTCCAAGCGATTGAAAAGCCTAAGAAGACAGAAGCTGCCCCCATTTCAAAAGGAAATAAGGATGGTGCAGAAGGTAAAGAAACTGAGGACACCCGTCCAATTTCTAAACCTGAGGCGGCGAAATCTCCTCCCCGTTCATCAACACAAAGATCACGTGTACCATTCAACGTAGTGATGACGCCTAGAGATAAACGAACTAGAGATCAGCAAAAAAAAACACCTCAAAAAGAGAATAATGATCAGCAACAAAAAAAAACACCTGAAGTGACGAGTATGGCAGAGTTAAATAACACGGAAGAATCTGTACGTAAGGAATATTCTACGCCACTTTACTTGTTAAACGACCCAGTTGAGCAATCGACAAATGATCAAGCATGGATTGAACAACAGATGGAACGGCTTGAAACGACATTACGTCAATTCCATGTAAAGGCAAAGGTGGTCCATGCTATGAAGGGGCCTGCTGTAACAAGATTTGAAGTGCAGCCAGAGCCAGGGGTGAAGGTAAGTAAAATTACCAATCTTTCTGATGATATTAAGCTTAGCATGGCAGCACGTGATATCCGAATCGAGGCACCTATACCTGGAAAACAGGCTGTAGGTATAGAAGTACCTAATCAGCAGGCAGAAATGGTCGGACTACAAAAGATTTTTGAGTCAGATGACTTTAAAAATGACTCCTCTCCATTGTCTGTTGCTCTTGGGTTAGATATTGGTGGAGATGCAGTGGTAACTAATTTGAAGAAGATGCCACACGGATTGATAGCAGGAGCAACCGGTTCAGGAAAAAGTGTGTGTATCAATACCATATTAATTAGTCTTTTATATAAGGCCCACCATGATGATGTGAAGTTCCTTTTAATTGATCCAAAAATGGTTGAACTGGCTCCATATAATAGTTTGCCCCATCTTGTTTCTCCTGTGATCACAGATGTCAAGGCAGCTACAACTGCACTGAAATGGGCTGTGAAAGAAATGGAGGAACGTTACCAAAAATTTGTAGATGAAGGCGTAAGAGATGTTGAACGCTACAATGAAAAGGTGTTGAAGCAAGGAAGAAGATCTGACAAACTACCTTATCTCGTGATCGTTATAGACGAACTTGCTGACTTGATGATGGTTTCCCCCCAAGATGTGGAAGATTCCATTTGCCGGATTGCTCAAAAGGCAAGAGCATGTGGGATCCATTTACTTTTAGCTACACAACGGCCATCAGTCGATGTTATTACCGGGCTAATTAAAGCAAATATTCCTACACGTATTGCGTTTAGTGTTTCATCCCAGGTTGATTCAAGAACGATCATCGATTCAGGGGGTGCGGAGAAGTTGCTTGGAAGAGGTGACATGCTATTCATTGAAAATGGATCCGGTCAATCGGTACGCATCCAGGGTGCCTTTGTTTCTGATGATGAAATTGAACGCATTACAGGTCATGTGAAAAAAATTGCCCCGCCTAACTATCTGTTTGAACAAGAAGAGTTGATTAAACAGCTTTCAAGTGAAGAGGAAACAGATATATTATTTGAGGAAGCTGTACAATTTGTTATCGACCATAATGGTGCGAGTGCATCACTGCTGCAGCGAAGGTTTAAAGTCGGCTATAATCGTGCCGCACGTTTAATTGACCAGATGGAGGATTACGGAATTATTTCTGAGCAAAAGGGCAGTAAACCTAGAGATATTTTATTAAATAAGCAGCAAGTAGCAGATCTTATGAGCACAATGGCCTAG